One window from the genome of Candidatus Chlorohelix allophototropha encodes:
- the lysF gene encoding homoaconitase: MGQTLIEKIVQRYAVGLKPGQKVYANDFVLLKPQHVMTHDNTGAVIPKFESMGASGVFDSKQPVFALDHDVQNKSKENLGKYTKIETFARKQEIAFFPAGTGIAHQVITEEGFVLPGTVVVGSDSHSNLYGALACVGTPVVRTDAAAIWATGQTWWQIPEIIKVEITGKLGLGVTGKDVILALIGTFANDEVLNACLEFTGEGIASLTMSQRKTIANMTTEWGALAGVFPYDSRVRDYLLNRVEFFEKRGDQNPRITRAMIDETDCMDLKPDLDAYYAKEIIFDLGSVTPTVAGPNEVKAMVFLPELEQQRIKIDKAYLLSCVNSRLDDIEEAAAVVKNRKFATGVKFYLAAASAQIEQQAKELGYWQTLVEAGAQTLTAGCGPCIGLGEGVLEPGEVAISATNRNYKGRMGSPGANVYLASPAVVAASALEGYICGTQTLPSRPVVARLENRPRQNQAAAAAQDILPGFPTVIEGELLFVPKDNMNTDAIYGKEYTYNDNLLPAEMATKAFLNYDPEFQQITREGDILAGGWNFGSGSSREQAATTLKYRGLQLVIAGSYSQTYKRNAFNNGYIALECPELINWLKEKFNSSNLLTIRTGINTRLDFVNSEIHCGERKFGFSPLGAVAQRLVITGGFEQLIQEQIKSTQKAQA, encoded by the coding sequence ATGGGTCAGACCCTAATCGAAAAAATTGTGCAACGCTATGCCGTAGGCTTGAAACCCGGACAAAAGGTTTACGCTAATGACTTCGTATTGTTGAAGCCTCAGCACGTAATGACTCACGATAACACCGGCGCAGTAATCCCAAAATTTGAAAGTATGGGCGCATCCGGTGTTTTTGATTCAAAGCAACCTGTGTTCGCACTCGACCACGATGTGCAAAACAAGAGTAAGGAAAATCTCGGCAAATATACCAAAATTGAGACATTTGCCAGAAAACAGGAGATTGCCTTCTTTCCCGCCGGAACCGGGATTGCCCATCAGGTTATAACAGAAGAAGGGTTTGTTTTACCCGGTACAGTGGTAGTGGGAAGTGACTCTCACTCGAATCTGTACGGTGCGCTTGCCTGTGTTGGGACACCTGTGGTACGAACCGATGCTGCCGCTATCTGGGCGACTGGTCAAACTTGGTGGCAAATTCCCGAAATTATCAAGGTTGAAATCACCGGGAAACTTGGTTTGGGAGTAACCGGCAAAGATGTAATCCTTGCCCTAATCGGTACTTTCGCCAATGATGAAGTGCTAAACGCTTGCCTTGAGTTTACCGGAGAGGGTATTGCCAGCCTGACCATGAGCCAGCGCAAAACTATTGCGAATATGACTACCGAATGGGGCGCATTAGCAGGTGTTTTCCCTTACGATAGCCGAGTACGGGATTACCTGCTCAACCGGGTTGAGTTCTTTGAAAAACGCGGCGACCAAAACCCGCGAATCACCCGCGCTATGATTGATGAAACCGACTGCATGGATTTGAAGCCCGACCTTGATGCATACTACGCCAAAGAAATAATCTTTGATCTTGGTTCGGTTACGCCCACAGTGGCAGGACCGAACGAAGTAAAGGCAATGGTTTTCCTACCTGAGCTTGAGCAACAACGCATCAAAATTGATAAAGCCTATCTGTTAAGCTGTGTAAATAGTCGTCTGGATGATATTGAAGAAGCCGCAGCAGTGGTAAAGAATCGCAAATTTGCAACAGGTGTGAAATTCTATCTGGCGGCAGCATCAGCCCAAATTGAACAACAAGCAAAAGAACTGGGCTACTGGCAAACGCTGGTTGAAGCAGGGGCACAAACGCTGACAGCCGGTTGCGGACCGTGTATCGGGCTAGGTGAGGGCGTATTAGAACCGGGCGAAGTAGCGATTTCTGCCACCAACCGGAATTACAAGGGGCGCATGGGTTCGCCGGGCGCAAACGTTTATCTGGCAAGTCCGGCTGTGGTAGCCGCTTCCGCGCTGGAAGGATATATTTGCGGCACACAAACGCTGCCTTCCAGACCTGTGGTTGCACGACTTGAGAATCGCCCACGACAAAATCAAGCCGCCGCTGCTGCACAGGATATTTTACCGGGCTTTCCTACCGTTATCGAAGGGGAGTTGCTTTTTGTGCCTAAAGATAACATGAATACCGATGCGATTTACGGCAAGGAATATACCTATAACGATAATCTGCTTCCCGCCGAAATGGCTACGAAAGCCTTCCTTAACTATGACCCGGAGTTCCAGCAAATAACCCGCGAAGGCGATATTCTGGCAGGTGGGTGGAACTTTGGAAGCGGTTCATCACGGGAACAAGCCGCCACAACGCTGAAGTACCGAGGCTTGCAACTGGTAATTGCCGGGTCATACTCGCAAACCTACAAACGCAATGCCTTCAACAACGGCTATATTGCGCTGGAATGTCCCGAACTGATAAACTGGCTCAAAGAAAAATTCAATTCTTCCAACCTGTTAACTATTCGTACCGGAATCAACACCCGTCTTGATTTTGTAAATTCTGAAATTCATTGCGGGGAGCGCAAGTTTGGCTTTTCTCCACTTGGCGCAGTCGCCCAAAGGCTGGTAATAACAGGCGGTTTCGAGCAACTTATACAGGAACAAATCAAAAGTACTCAAAAAGCGCAGGCGTAA
- a CDS encoding sensor histidine kinase, whose product MGKFIQNFSIRLRLTLVFSAVVCVTLVILSVSVYRSVVNTLNYEVEHDLKNRAVEISQYVASRNSFTEQDLLELSALLGGIEPDNKSPSIDRQLSNNFLASRRDLDASLTYVQISDPKGNLLQAVPDIRLMTQPVTQQILRDNINFPGEYFTFRMPDTDEPVKGYTERITLRGSTVGYVQTINSMKQSLAVSNSLIYPFGIGGIAAVVALVIFGWWITRRAFSPIENITRAAFRIGATNDLTERIQVDQFSNDEVSRLGRAFDGMLDRLEKEFKLQRHFIADSSHELRTPLTVIRGNLDLLRRNPDPVNQSESLQAIEREVKRMQKLVEDLLLLAKADANQTIEFSSTNLDEIVLEVYKQAQVLAQARHQTLKLGNFEIIKVVGDADQLKRAILNLVDNAIKYTPEEGIVTISLHSGNRWAQVAVTDTGVGIDTTDQSQIFSRFYRVEKARSRAGGGTGLGLPIVKYIVESHGGRISLDSEEGKGSTFTLWLPQISEQSPDADELEAEGQSEDSSPSETTSAHKK is encoded by the coding sequence TTGGGCAAGTTCATTCAAAATTTTTCGATACGGCTAAGATTAACCCTAGTCTTTTCAGCGGTGGTTTGTGTAACCCTCGTCATTTTAAGCGTGTCCGTTTATCGTTCGGTAGTGAACACCTTGAATTATGAAGTGGAGCACGACCTCAAAAACCGTGCCGTCGAAATCAGTCAATATGTTGCCTCACGCAATAGCTTTACTGAGCAGGATTTGCTGGAATTAAGCGCCCTCTTGGGAGGGATAGAACCTGATAATAAATCTCCCTCAATCGATAGGCAATTAAGTAATAATTTTCTTGCCAGCCGCCGCGATTTGGATGCTTCCCTTACCTATGTACAAATCTCTGACCCCAAAGGTAATCTCTTGCAAGCTGTGCCAGATATTCGGCTTATGACTCAGCCAGTGACGCAACAAATATTGCGAGATAATATAAACTTTCCCGGGGAGTATTTCACATTCCGAATGCCTGATACCGATGAACCGGTCAAAGGTTATACTGAGCGTATCACATTGCGTGGCTCGACTGTCGGCTATGTACAGACAATTAACTCGATGAAGCAATCTCTGGCAGTTAGTAACAGCCTCATTTATCCGTTCGGAATCGGTGGAATAGCGGCAGTAGTCGCCTTAGTTATTTTCGGTTGGTGGATAACACGCCGCGCTTTCAGTCCAATTGAAAACATAACTAGGGCGGCATTTCGCATCGGCGCAACCAACGATCTGACCGAGCGTATTCAGGTTGATCAATTCTCTAACGATGAAGTGAGCCGTTTGGGACGCGCTTTTGACGGAATGTTGGATCGCCTTGAAAAAGAATTTAAGTTACAGCGTCACTTTATCGCCGATTCTTCGCACGAATTACGCACTCCTCTAACGGTGATTAGAGGTAATCTTGATCTGTTAAGGCGAAATCCTGACCCCGTAAACCAGAGTGAATCACTCCAAGCAATCGAACGCGAAGTAAAGCGTATGCAAAAATTGGTTGAGGATTTATTACTATTGGCTAAAGCCGATGCCAACCAGACTATCGAGTTTTCATCCACCAATCTGGATGAAATAGTGCTAGAAGTGTACAAACAGGCGCAAGTGTTGGCGCAAGCGCGTCACCAGACTCTCAAACTAGGCAATTTTGAAATTATCAAGGTGGTGGGAGACGCTGACCAATTGAAACGGGCAATTCTAAACCTAGTAGATAACGCCATTAAATATACCCCCGAAGAAGGAATCGTCACTATTAGCTTGCATAGCGGCAATCGTTGGGCGCAAGTAGCAGTTACCGATACCGGCGTAGGAATTGATACCACAGACCAATCTCAGATTTTCTCCCGCTTCTATCGGGTAGAAAAAGCCCGTTCGCGAGCCGGAGGTGGCACAGGGCTTGGTTTACCGATTGTAAAGTATATAGTCGAATCGCATGGTGGGCGCATCAGCCTAGACAGTGAAGAAGGCAAAGGCAGCACCTTTACCTTGTGGCTACCTCAAATTTCTGAGCAATCGCCTGATGCAGATGAACTCGAGGCAGAAGGGCAAAGCGAGGACTCGTCCCCTTCTGAAACAACGTCCGCCCACAAAAAATAA
- a CDS encoding response regulator transcription factor, which yields MQILVVDDDNEIIDMLARGLRFEGYDVRTALDGDTALTIFRESAPDLVLLDVMMPGKNGLEVCREMRKIRDTPVVMLTAKDAVTDRVAGLDSGADDYIVKPFAFDELLARVRAHLRRTAPGDSQQVIQFSDLILNTVTHEVHRSGQLIELTSKEFELLQLFMLNPRKVLSREVIYDKVWGYDFGGESNIIEVYIRYLRSKLDTGNSPKLIRTVRGVGYVMKESDNSHEE from the coding sequence ATGCAAATTCTAGTTGTGGATGACGATAATGAGATCATCGATATGCTGGCACGCGGCTTGCGCTTCGAAGGTTACGATGTACGTACTGCCCTCGATGGGGATACCGCGCTTACGATTTTCAGGGAGTCCGCACCCGATCTGGTGCTGCTCGATGTGATGATGCCGGGTAAAAATGGTCTAGAAGTTTGCCGCGAAATGCGCAAAATCCGCGACACTCCGGTGGTAATGCTTACCGCTAAAGATGCAGTAACTGATCGCGTAGCGGGATTAGATAGCGGCGCGGATGATTATATCGTCAAACCTTTTGCCTTTGATGAGTTGCTGGCGCGAGTCAGGGCGCACCTACGGCGCACTGCCCCCGGAGATAGCCAACAGGTTATCCAATTTTCTGACCTGATTCTTAACACTGTTACCCACGAAGTGCATCGAAGCGGTCAACTAATTGAACTTACCAGCAAAGAATTCGAGCTGCTCCAGCTTTTTATGCTAAACCCACGCAAAGTCCTATCGCGCGAAGTAATCTATGATAAAGTGTGGGGCTACGATTTTGGCGGAGAGTCGAATATAATCGAGGTTTACATCCGTTATTTGCGTAGTAAACTGGATACAGGCAATAGCCCTAAGTTGATACGCACAGTACGCGGTGTTGGCTATGTAATGAAAGAATCGGATAACTCGCACGAAGAGTAA
- a CDS encoding NTF2-like N-terminal transpeptidase domain-containing protein: MKSRQTIWLLPLLLLLLTACSDNLTPSEVSQHYLEAVRDGNYGNAYEVLTADSQLKISRSDFGDRLARAKQDTGIVRTEILKVNRDSTIVGKRASVTYQLEITLQSGQKLSLFEAMVLLQQDNGWRVIWPPQ; encoded by the coding sequence ATGAAATCTCGTCAAACTATCTGGCTTTTACCGCTTTTGCTCTTACTCTTGACCGCCTGCTCAGACAACCTGACACCCAGTGAGGTTAGCCAACACTATCTCGAAGCGGTGCGGGACGGGAATTACGGTAATGCCTATGAGGTGCTAACCGCCGACTCTCAGTTGAAAATCAGTCGAAGCGATTTTGGGGATCGGCTTGCCCGCGCCAAGCAAGACACCGGAATTGTACGTACCGAAATTCTGAAGGTAAATCGCGATTCAACAATTGTTGGCAAGCGTGCCAGCGTTACCTACCAGCTTGAAATTACGCTGCAAAGTGGTCAAAAACTCAGCCTATTTGAAGCAATGGTATTATTACAACAAGATAACGGCTGGCGGGTCATTTGGCCCCCACAATAA